In Kitasatospora gansuensis, a genomic segment contains:
- a CDS encoding YfhO family protein, producing the protein MSESRRAESGAAGLAAGVSMGAYCLALAFHGTYPFGSRSRAVQDLGDRYVPFHAHLWDLMHGNTTGDLLFNWNSGYGAPFLADFFGYLMNPFSWLVGLFPRSAVNFPVFLVTLLSIGLSAAVMTRFLGRLHPGPAWLRALLAVGYGLCAWVLDDGATAPMWMWGLVSLPLLCLAGDWCLRGRHWVLGSLAVAVAWAGNFYTGTMATLGAGLVLLLRVLLLTDRPVLARLKVLGRAATMLLLGVLLAAPVLTVALKADKAAQPAPLATYDGPPGLTDYLAQLLPGGRSDHPLPNVFVGVLGLLLVASLPFNRRVPVRERIGWYALLLLVGVSFVWEPTVLLWHGLELPNGSPYRATFVLSGLLVAAAWVSLARRPDLFALVGGAGVVALVALLGHGQSSVRTATWVLLSAGGVLVLGALWLLERGTARRAVCALLTLGVLAGATYSTYSVTVIRDKLPSFQPRTTVSARSLAAYQVIQRADDWPNGRTDPGPHEFTGNDPLLLGGEGGSYHSGNLPRTTAELLHDLGAGWYLDGRHTLSPADPVGRALFGVTTYLDSGPAPDGFTVGQAPAVPLITLRPDGPAPDTTSVWSRQQALLGTTVYRVPQLTPTAGPAPTLHGTSGWSIPATPPGGTWTTFEGSCLPGDQVFFYGPWFNGTVQGLGTRFTGHGRQPMTAMPVRLLGDAPADGRFTVALQTGAAAQVPAQPVGCLDRAALGRALARPAVVTAVHSTGHSVSAQLPPGSTGTALISVPAVTGWQCAVDDGLEQPARSVLGMIGVPLGAGASRLSCTYVTPGLMPGAALSGAALAVLVGVALVTLLRRRASAAR; encoded by the coding sequence GTGAGCGAATCGCGCCGTGCGGAGTCGGGGGCCGCCGGGCTCGCGGCCGGGGTCTCGATGGGCGCGTACTGCCTGGCGCTGGCGTTCCACGGGACCTATCCGTTCGGCTCCCGCTCGCGGGCCGTGCAGGACCTGGGCGACCGGTACGTCCCGTTCCACGCCCACCTGTGGGACCTGATGCACGGCAACACCACCGGCGACCTGCTGTTCAACTGGAACAGCGGCTACGGCGCGCCGTTCCTGGCCGACTTCTTCGGCTATCTGATGAATCCGTTCTCCTGGCTGGTGGGCCTGTTCCCCCGCTCGGCGGTGAACTTCCCGGTCTTCCTGGTCACGCTGCTCAGCATCGGCCTCAGCGCCGCGGTGATGACCCGCTTCCTGGGCCGTCTGCACCCCGGCCCCGCCTGGCTGCGGGCGCTGCTCGCGGTCGGCTACGGGCTCTGCGCCTGGGTGCTCGACGACGGCGCGACCGCCCCGATGTGGATGTGGGGCCTGGTCTCGCTGCCGCTGCTCTGCCTGGCCGGTGACTGGTGTCTGCGGGGACGGCACTGGGTGCTCGGCAGCCTCGCCGTGGCGGTGGCCTGGGCGGGCAACTTCTACACCGGGACGATGGCCACCCTCGGCGCCGGGCTGGTCCTGCTGCTGCGGGTGCTGCTGCTGACGGACCGTCCGGTGCTCGCCCGGCTGAAGGTGCTGGGGCGGGCGGCCACCATGCTGCTGCTCGGGGTGCTGCTGGCCGCCCCCGTCCTGACGGTGGCCCTGAAGGCCGACAAGGCCGCGCAGCCGGCCCCGCTGGCCACCTACGACGGACCGCCCGGGCTGACCGACTACCTGGCCCAGCTGCTCCCCGGCGGCCGCTCCGACCACCCCCTGCCGAACGTCTTCGTCGGCGTGCTCGGCCTGCTGCTGGTCGCCTCGCTGCCGTTCAACCGCCGGGTCCCGGTCCGGGAGCGGATCGGCTGGTACGCGCTGCTGCTGCTGGTCGGGGTGAGCTTCGTCTGGGAGCCGACCGTCCTGCTCTGGCACGGTCTCGAACTCCCGAACGGCAGCCCCTACCGGGCCACCTTCGTGCTGAGCGGGCTGCTGGTGGCGGCCGCCTGGGTCTCGCTCGCCCGCCGCCCCGACCTGTTCGCGCTGGTCGGCGGCGCCGGGGTGGTGGCGCTGGTCGCGCTGCTCGGCCACGGACAGAGTTCGGTCCGGACCGCGACCTGGGTGCTGCTGTCGGCGGGCGGCGTCCTGGTGCTCGGTGCGCTCTGGCTGCTGGAGCGCGGGACGGCGCGGCGGGCGGTCTGCGCGCTCCTGACGCTCGGCGTGCTGGCCGGGGCCACCTACTCGACGTACTCGGTCACGGTGATCCGCGACAAGCTGCCGTCCTTCCAGCCGCGGACCACCGTCAGCGCCCGGTCGCTGGCGGCCTATCAGGTGATCCAGCGGGCCGACGACTGGCCGAACGGCCGGACCGACCCGGGCCCGCACGAGTTCACCGGCAACGACCCGCTGCTGCTCGGCGGCGAGGGCGGCTCGTACCACTCCGGCAATCTGCCCAGGACCACCGCCGAGCTGCTGCACGACCTCGGCGCGGGCTGGTACCTCGACGGCCGGCACACCCTGAGCCCGGCGGACCCGGTGGGCCGGGCGCTGTTCGGGGTGACCACCTACCTGGACAGCGGCCCGGCCCCGGACGGCTTCACCGTCGGGCAGGCACCGGCCGTCCCGCTGATCACCCTGCGGCCGGACGGGCCCGCGCCCGACACCACCTCGGTCTGGAGCAGGCAGCAAGCCCTGCTCGGCACCACGGTCTACCGGGTGCCGCAGCTCACCCCGACCGCGGGCCCGGCCCCGACCCTGCACGGCACCAGCGGGTGGTCGATCCCGGCCACTCCCCCGGGCGGCACCTGGACCACCTTCGAGGGCAGCTGCCTGCCCGGTGACCAGGTCTTCTTCTACGGGCCGTGGTTCAACGGCACGGTGCAGGGCCTGGGCACGCGGTTCACCGGCCACGGCCGCCAGCCGATGACCGCGATGCCGGTCCGGCTGCTCGGCGACGCCCCCGCCGACGGCCGGTTCACCGTGGCGCTGCAGACCGGCGCCGCCGCCCAGGTCCCGGCCCAGCCGGTGGGCTGCCTGGACCGGGCCGCGCTGGGCCGGGCGCTGGCCCGGCCGGCCGTGGTGACCGCCGTGCACAGCACCGGACACTCCGTCAGCGCGCAGCTGCCACCGGGCTCCACCGGCACCGCGCTGATCTCCGTCCCGGCCGTCACCGGCTGGCAGTGCGCGGTGGACGACGGCCTCGAACAGCCGGCGAGGTCGGTGCTCGGCATGATCGGTGTCCCGCTCGGCGCCGGGGCCTCCCGGCTGAGCTGTACCTACGTGACCCCGGGGCTGATGCCGGGAGCGGCGCTGAGCGGGGCCGCGCTGGCGGTCCTGGTCGGTGTCGCGCTGGTCACGCTGCTGCGGCGGAGGGCTTCGGCCGCTCGTTGA
- a CDS encoding 3-isopropylmalate dehydrogenase gives MSRSLRLAVVPGDGIGQEVVAEGLKVLAAALPADVKVETTEYDLGARLYHRTGETLPGAVLEELKTQDAILLGAIGDPSVPSGVLERGLLLKLRFAFDHHINLRPGKLLPGVQSPLAGDPKIDFVVVREGTEGPYVGNGGTLRTGTEHEVATEVSLNTAFGIERVVRDAYKRAAARPRKKLTLVHKNNVLVHAGHLWSRIFAEVGREFPEVSTDYLHVDAATIFFVTQPERFDVIVTDNLFGDILTDLAAAVTGGIGLAASGNINPTGAFPSMFEPVHGSAPDIAGQGKADPTATVLSVAMLLEHLGFAEEAAKVEAAVAADLLARSGTRSTSEVGDAIAARVSG, from the coding sequence ATGTCTCGCAGCCTTCGTCTCGCAGTTGTCCCCGGTGACGGTATCGGCCAGGAAGTGGTGGCCGAGGGCCTCAAGGTGCTCGCCGCCGCCCTCCCCGCTGACGTCAAGGTCGAGACCACCGAGTACGACCTCGGTGCCCGCCTCTACCACCGCACCGGCGAGACCCTGCCGGGCGCCGTGCTGGAGGAGCTGAAGACCCAGGACGCGATCCTGCTCGGCGCCATCGGCGACCCGAGCGTGCCGTCCGGCGTGCTGGAGCGCGGGCTGCTGCTCAAGCTGCGGTTCGCCTTCGACCACCACATCAACCTCCGCCCGGGCAAGCTGCTCCCCGGTGTGCAGTCCCCGCTCGCCGGCGACCCGAAGATCGACTTCGTCGTGGTCCGCGAGGGCACCGAGGGCCCGTACGTCGGCAACGGCGGCACGCTGCGCACCGGCACCGAGCACGAGGTGGCCACCGAGGTCAGCCTGAACACCGCGTTCGGCATCGAGCGGGTGGTCCGGGACGCGTACAAGCGCGCCGCCGCCCGTCCGCGCAAGAAGCTCACCCTGGTACACAAGAACAACGTGCTGGTGCACGCCGGCCACCTGTGGTCGCGGATCTTCGCCGAGGTCGGCCGGGAGTTCCCCGAGGTCAGCACCGACTACCTGCACGTGGACGCGGCGACCATCTTCTTCGTCACCCAGCCCGAGCGCTTCGACGTGATCGTCACCGACAACCTGTTCGGCGACATCCTCACCGACCTCGCCGCGGCCGTCACCGGCGGCATCGGCCTGGCCGCCTCGGGCAACATCAACCCGACCGGCGCCTTCCCGTCGATGTTCGAGCCCGTGCACGGCTCGGCCCCCGACATCGCGGGCCAGGGCAAGGCCGACCCGACGGCCACCGTGCTGTCGGTCGCCATGCTGCTGGAGCACCTCGGCTTCGCCGAGGAGGCCGCCAAGGTCGAGGCGGCCGTCGCGGCCGACCTGCTGGCCCGCTCCGGCACCCGTTCCACCTCCGAGGTCGGCGACGCGATCGCCGCCCGAGTATCCGGCTAG
- a CDS encoding branched-chain amino acid aminotransferase produces MSTPTQAPITFDLKPSAHPLADGERTARLANPGFGRVFTDHMVTIRWTEGRGWHDAQLTPYAPLEIDPANMTLHYGQAIFEGMKAYRQPDGSIATFRPTANAERFQASARRLAMPELPTEAFVEAVELLVRQDQAWVPSEPEQSLYLRPFMFATEVGLGVRPANEYLFMIIASPAGAYFPGGVKPVSVWLSEEYVRAAPGGTGTAKCAGNYAASLVAQAQAAEKGCDQVVWLDAAEHRWIEEMGGMNLYFVFGEGADATIVTPELSGALLPGITRDSLLSLAADRGYAVQERKISTDEWKQGNADGTLTEVFACGTAAVITPVGSVKSARADWTVGTGNPGPITMELRKALLALQGGQAEDTHNWLHKIV; encoded by the coding sequence ATGAGTACGCCCACCCAGGCGCCCATCACGTTCGACCTCAAGCCCTCCGCGCACCCGCTCGCGGACGGCGAGCGCACGGCCCGGCTGGCCAACCCCGGCTTCGGGCGGGTCTTCACCGACCACATGGTCACCATCCGGTGGACCGAGGGCCGGGGTTGGCACGACGCGCAGCTCACCCCGTACGCCCCGCTGGAGATCGACCCGGCGAACATGACCCTGCACTACGGTCAGGCGATCTTCGAGGGTATGAAGGCCTACCGCCAGCCCGACGGCTCGATCGCGACCTTCCGCCCGACCGCGAACGCCGAGCGCTTCCAGGCCTCCGCGCGCCGGCTGGCGATGCCCGAGCTGCCGACCGAGGCCTTCGTCGAGGCGGTCGAGCTGCTGGTCCGTCAGGACCAGGCCTGGGTGCCGAGTGAGCCGGAGCAGAGCCTCTACCTGCGCCCGTTCATGTTCGCCACCGAGGTCGGCCTGGGCGTCCGCCCGGCCAACGAGTACCTCTTCATGATCATCGCCTCCCCGGCCGGCGCCTACTTCCCCGGTGGCGTGAAGCCGGTCTCGGTCTGGCTCTCCGAGGAGTACGTCCGGGCCGCGCCCGGCGGCACCGGCACCGCCAAGTGCGCGGGCAACTACGCCGCCTCGCTGGTCGCCCAGGCCCAAGCCGCCGAGAAGGGCTGCGACCAGGTGGTCTGGCTCGACGCCGCCGAGCACCGGTGGATCGAGGAGATGGGCGGGATGAACCTGTACTTCGTCTTCGGCGAGGGCGCGGACGCCACCATCGTCACCCCCGAGCTCTCCGGCGCGCTGCTCCCCGGCATCACCCGCGACTCGCTGCTCTCGCTCGCCGCCGACCGCGGCTACGCCGTCCAGGAGCGGAAGATCTCCACCGACGAGTGGAAGCAGGGCAACGCCGACGGCACCCTCACCGAGGTCTTCGCCTGCGGCACCGCCGCCGTCATCACCCCGGTCGGCTCGGTCAAGTCCGCCCGCGCCGACTGGACCGTCGGCACCGGCAATCCCGGCCCGATCACCATGGAGCTCCGCAAGGCCCTCCTCGCCCTCCAGGGCGGCCAGGCCGAGGACACCCACAACTGGCTCCACAAGATCGTCTGA
- a CDS encoding GtrA family protein, with amino-acid sequence MKAQLWQLVRFGLVGLVNTGTFFLLYLALHPFLPYFAAFTVAFLLAMVGSFFLHTYFTYRTLPSWRKFLLFPLPNLANYLVQSGGVLVLVQGLGLDSRIAPLLAAVVAIPVTFLLSRLVLTGRASAQPSAQPSAQPSAQPDQLGPAPVRVEVVDE; translated from the coding sequence GTGAAGGCACAGCTCTGGCAGCTCGTCCGGTTCGGCCTGGTCGGGCTGGTGAACACCGGCACCTTCTTCCTGCTGTACCTGGCCCTGCACCCGTTCCTGCCGTACTTCGCGGCGTTCACGGTGGCTTTCCTGCTCGCCATGGTCGGCTCGTTCTTCCTGCACACCTACTTCACCTACCGCACCCTGCCGAGCTGGCGGAAGTTCCTGCTCTTCCCGCTGCCGAACCTCGCCAACTACCTGGTGCAGAGCGGTGGCGTGCTGGTCCTGGTGCAGGGGCTCGGGCTGGACTCGCGGATCGCGCCACTGCTGGCTGCCGTGGTCGCGATCCCGGTCACCTTTCTGCTCTCCCGGCTGGTGCTGACCGGCCGGGCCTCCGCCCAACCGTCAGCCCAACCGTCGGCACAGCCCTCAGCGCAGCCGGACCAGCTGGGCCCGGCGCCCGTCCGGGTTGAAGTGGTGGACGAGTAG